CACGGAAGCATGGGAATCCGCTCCCTCGCTTTCGCCCGATAAAAAAGAATTGTATTTCGCCAGTAACCGTCCCGGCGGATTTGGTGGCAGTGATATCTGGGTGAGCCGACTCCTCCCCAACGGAAGATGGGGCGAGCCCGAGAACCTCGGCCCCGTCATCAATACAGCAGGAGAAGAAAGTTGTCCATTCATCCATGCAGACAACCATACATTCTACTTCACTTCGAATGGGCATCTGGGTTATGGAGGCGATGATCTTTTCATTTCCCGCAAGCAGGCCGATGGTCAATGGAGCAAACCCGTAAATCTCGGTTATCCCATCAACACCATCGAGAATGAAGGCAGCCTGGTAGTGTCTGCCGATGGCAAAACCGCCTGGTATGCCAGTGATCGCAGCGATAGTCGTGGTGGTCTCGATCTTTACACTTTCGAACTGCGCAGCGATATCCGTCCTGCACGCACACTCTGGGTCAAAGGCAAAGTGTTCGACAAGAAAACCGGCAAAGGCCTTCCTTCCGCAGTTGAATTAACAGATCTCAGCACACAAGCACTGCTCAGCAAAGTGCAGACAGATGAAACCGGTCATTACCTGGTAACGCTTCCTGTAGGAAAAGATTATGCTTTCAACGTAAACCGCAAGGGCTATCTCTTCTACTCTGAAAATTTCTCTCTGAGCCAGCAATCCGATTCTGTTTTCAATATCGATATCCCGCTTCAACCGATCGAAGCTGATGCCACCATCGTGCTTCGCAATGTATTCTTCGATGTAAATAAATTCGATCTCAAACCCGAATCCACTTCTGAGCTCGACAAACTTGCAGCATTACTCCACGACAATCCAACAGTCCGCATCCAGCTTAGCGGTCATACAGACAATGTAGGCAAAGCGGAAGACAACCTGGTACTTTCCAACAACCGTGCGCAGGCCGTAGTGAAATACCTTGTATCAAAAGGCATCGATCAGCAGCGCCTCACCTTCAAAGGCTATGGCGCAACGCAACCTGTTGCCGGCAATGATACCGAAGAAGGCCGTGCAAAGAACAGGAGAACCGAGCTCAAAGTAATCAGCCAATAATAGCTTTAGGCCGTTAGATGGGTAGGCCGGTGAGGGGTTATGAAACGCTGGCTGTAAAATATACCGCCGCGGGAGAATATTTGTTGAGCTGTGGATATATTGGATTGAGCTTTGGTAATTCTATTGATCTTCTTCGCTTATATTTTGAAGGCCAGGTTTTCATAACCCCTCACCGGCCCCGGCACCTTGAATGTGATGCATTTTTCTGATCATAGGAATTTCGATTGCTGATCTCTTTTTTCTTCAGCTCCCTCAATACATCCAAATTTCTCCTCCTAATGTTCTCCTGGCATTTCTTTGCCAACTATATTCGCATATCGCTATCCGTTACCATGCAAGTCAGATCCGTAATTCATCACGCATCCCGAAGCTTCCCCCCTCTCTCTCCCCTTAGCTGCTAAGTGCCGGCATCCGGAGACTCAAACTTCCATCATCAATGTGCCTGCTAATTGTGCAGCTGATGCACTATATCCGTTGCACATCCACAATGATCGGGCTGTTGCAAAGGTGGTATGAACAAGGCGCCTTCAAAACATAAGCGCAACAGCCCAATAGAATTACAAAAGCCCAATCCAATATATCCACAGCTCAAAAAAATCCTCCCGCGGCGGTATGTTTTACAGCGCCGTTTCATACCCCTTTGCAGCAGCCGAAGCAAAAAAAATAAATCTACTGAGACAGTAAATTCGTAAATAGCAACTCAACTCAATAGTCACATGAAGAAGGATTTGATCTACCAGCTGGCACTCAGCAGCGTCCCCCATATCGGTTATGTTCATGCGAAAAATTTGATACAGCATTTTCATTCGGCAGAAGCGATCTTCAAAGCTCCGATGAGACTACTGGAGAAAGTGGAGGGCATCGGAATGGCGAGAGCCAGAAGTATTGCAGGGTTCCGCGATTTTGCCGAAGCCGAACAGGAGATCAGGTTCCTGGAAAAATACCAGGTAACGCCGCTCTTCCTGAATGATGCGGCCTATCCGAAAAGATTATTGCAATGTTACGATCCGCCGACGTTGCTGTTTTACAAAGGCCAGGCGGATCTGAATGCACAAAGGATGGTGGCAGTGGTGGGTACACGCATCAGTTCGGGTTATGGGAAGAGGGTGACGGAAGAATTGATCCGCGATCTGTCTGACAGCATGCCCGGTGCCTGCATTGTAAGCGGCCTCGCTTTCGGGATCGATGCGGAGGCGCACAAGGCGGCGATGCGATATGGCCTGCCAACCATCGGCGTGCTGGCGCATGGGATGGGCACTATCTACCCGAAAGAACATGCAGGTCTGGCCAAAGAGATGATGCAGCAGGGCGCCTTACTAACGGAGTTCAGCAGCCGAAAGCAGCCCGACAAACATCATTTTCCTACCCGCAACAGGATAGTGGCCGGTTGTTGCGATGCAGTGGTGGTGATCGAAACAGGCATTAAAGGCGGTAGTATGATCACGGCGGAACTGGCCAATGGCTATAACAGGGATGTTTTTGCCGTTCCCGGCCGGATATCCGATCCGCAAAGTGCAGGATGCAACCAACTCATAAAGGAAAATAAAGCAGCATTATTACAGTCTTCAGAAGATCTGATGCAATGGATGGGATGGAAGGCAGTGGAAAAGAAAACCGTGACGCAGCCCCGGCTATTCCCCGAGCTTAATGAAACAGAATCCGTACTGGTGGAGCTCCTGCGAACAAAAGATTCCGTTCATATGGAAGAGATCTGCGTCCGTAGCGGATTTACACCCGGTACACTGGCAGGAGCCCTGCTGAACCTGGAGCTGCAGCAGGTGATAGAATCCCTGCCGGGAAAGATGTACCGGCTCCGGTAACAATTCACCACCGGAAAAAGTTTTTGGTTCAACCAAACCCGCTACCGGACTACATTGTGTGTGTTTAACAAAATTTCATTTGGAGCATATGGTTTTGTCACCATACCTTTGCACATGGCAAGAATAAATAACGCTCCCGGAACAAAATCCCCCCAATCAGGTAAGTTTTTTGGCGATGGTTTAACGTTCGACGACGTTTTACTGGTACCCGCGTACTCGCAGGTTCTCCCCCGAGATGTGAATATCTCAACCCATCTCACCAAAAATATCGTACTGAATATTCCCATGTTATCTGCGGCAATGGATACGGTCACTGAGGCCAATTTAGCTATTGCACTGGCCCGCGAAGGCGGCATCGGTATCCTCCACAAGAACATGAGCATTGAAAAGCAGGTTGAGCAGGTCCGTAAAGTGAAGCGTAGTGAAAGCGGTCTGATCATTGACCCCATCACCCTTCACAAAGATGCCACCATCGGCGATGCACTTCGCCTGATGAAAGACAACAAGATCGGTGGTATTCCCATCGTTGATAATGCAAACAAGCTCGTAGGTATCCTTACCAACCGCGATCTTCGTTTCGAAACTGATAGCAGGAAAAAGGTTGCCGAAGTAATGACCAGTGAAAACCTCATTACCGCTCCCGAAGGAACGGACCTCAAAAAAGCAGAAAAGATCCTCAAAGGATATAAGATCGAGAAACTCCCCGTGATCCGCAAGGACGGCACACTCGCCGGACTGATCACGTACAGGGATATCCTCCAGTTGTCAAGCCACCCCAATGCAGTGAAAGACAGCTACGGCCGTCTGCTCGCCGGCGCAGCCCTTGGTATCACCGGTGATCTGCTCGACAGGGCCTCGGCTCTCCAACAGATAGGTGTAGACGTGGTTTGCCTGGATAGCGCCCATGGTCATTCCAAAGGCGTGATAGATGCATTGAAAACACTGAAGAAGAATTTCAAAAAACTGCAGGTGATCGCCGGTAACGTTGGTACTGCAGCAGGTGCAGCCGCGCTCGCAGATGCAGGCGCTGACGCCGTGAAAGTAGGTATCGGACCTGGTTCCATCTGTACCACACGTATCGTGGCCGGAGCCGGTGTTCCCCAGATCACTGCCGTGATGGAAGCCGCTTCCGTTCTTCACAAAAAAGGAATTCCCCTGATTGCGGATGGTGGTATCCGTTATACCGGCGATATGGTGAAAGCCCTCGCGGCCGGCGCCAACCTGGTAATGATGGGAGGTGTGTTTGCAGGTACAGAAGAAAGCCCCGGTGAAACCATTATCTACGAAGGCCGTAAATTCAAACAATACCGCGGCATGGGCTCTATCAGCGCCATGAGCAAAGGCAGCGGCGACCGCTACTTCCAGGATGTAGAAGATGATATCAAGAAATTTGTACCGGAAGGGATCGAAGGCCGTGTGGCTTACAAAGGAAGCCTCAGCGAAATCGTTTACCAGTATATAGGCGGGCTCCGTGCAGGAATGGGATATTGCGGTGCGAAAGATATCAAAGCTTTGCAACAGGCGCAGTTCATCCGCATCACCAATGCGGCCATGAAAGAAAGCCATGCACACGATATCGAGATCACCAGGGAAGCTCCGAACTACAGCAGAAGATAATCAGCCTCATTCCCGAAAACACTGTTCATGAAAAAAGCGCCGGTCCTACTGTTGGCATTAGTCCTGCTTTGTTCAACATTTGCAAAAGCACAATCCGGAACCGATTCTTCCGACTGCCGCCTGCGCGTGAGCCTGCTCACCTGCAGCCCCGGTGATGAATTGTATTCCACATTCGGGCATACCGCCATCAGGGTGATCGACAGCGCCCGCTCCATGGATTATGTTTTCAACTACGGTACTTTCGACGACAGAGACCCGCAGTTCTATACCAAATTCACTAAAGGGATCATGCTGTACGCATTGTCTGCATATCCCTTCAGTGATTTTGTTTACGAATACAGCAGCGCTGGCAGAGGAGTAATAGAACAGGAACTCCGGCTCACCTGCGAACACAAAAAAGCGCTTATCCATGCGCTGATGAGAAACAACACGGAAGACAACCGGTACTACAATTATTATTTCCACACCGATAACTGTACTACCCGCGCCCGCGACATGATCACACAACATGCAGGCGATTCCGTTTCACTCGCCAATGTGTTACCCGGCAAAAAGATCACCTACCGTAATCTCATTCATCAATACCTCGATTCCTCCGGAATGTTCTGGAGCAAATTCGGGATCGATATCCTGCTCGGCGCCAATCTGGACGCAGCCGTCAACAATAAAGGAGCCATGTTCCTGCCGGACTACCTGATGAAAGGAATGGACAAAGCAACAGTGGACGGCCAACCGCTCGTAAGCGCCACCACTACTATCCTTCCAGCAGCAGCCCTTTCCGGCGAATCCAAAACGGCGGTGGCGCCGGTGATGTTCTTCGCTATTCTTTTGCTCACCATCACGGCTCTTTCCGTGATGAACAAAGATGGCCTGAACCAAATGCTCTACATCTTTGATGTGATCTTCTTCCTTTTCCTCGGCCTCCTGGGTACCCTTCTCCTCACCCTCTGGCTTATACGCGTAGACGATGTGTGCAGGAACAATTACAATTTGCTTTGGGCAATTCCTACCCATCTGATCGCGGCATTAGCCTTGCTGTTCAATTCGCGGAGAACCTGGTTAAGAAAGTATTTCCGCATCATCACGATGCTCACCGGACTGGTGTTGGTTTGCTGGTTCTTCCTGCCCCAACAACTCAATCCGGCCATCGCCCCGATACTCGGTCTGATACTGGTACGCTCCTTTTACAGAAGCAAATAAAACAACCCTTATGTTCATCGAGAAAACCATCCAAATAGCGGATCAGCAATGGTATTACCGCAAAGCAGGCAAGGGCACAGCCGTGGTGCTGGTGCACGGATTTGCGGAAGACAGCCAGGGATGGGGATTGCAGCAGGAATTTCTGCAGCAGCATTTCACGGTGATTGTTCCTGACCTCCCTGGCAGCGGCCATTCCACCGCAACATCCACTGAATGGTCAATGGAAATGTTTGCCGATGGCATTCACGCCATTCTGGAAGAAGAGCAGATCCAAACAGCCATTATCATCGGCCATAGCATGGGAGGTTATATCTCCCTGGCATTTGCTGAAAAATATCCGCAACAACTTCTCGGTCTCGGCCTGTTTCACAGTACAGCCATGGCCGATAGTGAAGAGCGTAAGAATATCCGCAGGCGCGGCATCGAATTCATCCAGGAACATGGCGCTCCCAAATTCCTGGAACAGGCCACGCCCAATCTTTTTGCGGAAGAAACCAGACAGCAAAATCCGCAACTGGTGCAACAGATCACAGACAGGTATGCAGGTTTCAGCGCACAATCGCTGATCAGTTATTATGAAGCGATGATCCGCCGCCCGGACCGCACTGCCCTGTTGCAGAACATCAGCCGACCAGTTCTGTTTGTGATCGGACAATACGATGCCACCATCCCCCCGGATGCCGTATTGCCGCAGACATATCTTCCTTCCTTTTCTTTCGTTGAGATCCTCAATCATTCCGGCCATATGGGAATGCTGGAAGAAACTGCCAGGGCTAACCAGCTCCTGTATCGCTATTGCGATGCCTGTCAGACAGTAGTTACTGATCACTGAATTATCTGACCTTCACACCAACGATCACCACATTTATATCGTATTAAATAATCGATCTCCAGCCCCAAAGGCTGGGCAGTTTGTTGTATATTCAATATCCCTTCTGCAACCACGGAAATAGCTTTCCGGCCAACTGCATTACACCGGCCTGACCTTAATCGGTAGTAAATGAAGAGAAAACTACTATGGACTGTTGTTCTTCTAATGACTTGTTACACATCACTCCGTGCTGCGCATATCAGGGGTGGGGAGTTGTCGTACAAGTATATCAGTCCAGGCACTACGCCCAATACCTCCATTTACGAGATCACGCTCAAATTATATATCGATTGTAACCAGAACGCTCCCGGGCAACTGGAAACCGAAGTGCCCATCACCATATTCAGGAGCGCCAGCAATACAGAGGACCAGACCATCATTGCTCCCATGAGCTTTGAAAATTTTATCCGTTACGATCCCAATTCAAATCCCTGTATTTCCAACGCCCCCACCGATGTCTGCTACCGGCTGCGGTACTTTACCAAAAGGGTTACCCTGCCAAATATTCCCGGAGGCTATACCCTGGCCTGGCAGCGCTGCTGCCGCATCAATGGCATCCAGAATGTATCAGCCCCCAGTGACAGCTATGGGGTTACCTGTGTAGCCAATATCCCCGGCACCAACGTATCGGGTGTGGCAGATGCATACAAAAATTCCAGTCCGCAATTTGACCCCCGCGATGCTGTAGCCATCTGCTATGGTTCTTATTTCACCTTCGATTTCTCCGCCATCGATTCCGATACCAACTCAGTTGGCAAGCTCACAGACTCGCTGGTATACTCGCTTTGCGAAGCATATAACGGTGGCGGACAGGGGAATTCATGGCCCAATGTTCCCAATCCCAATCCTGCCAACAATCCTCCCTACTATCCGATCGACTATAGTGGCGGCTATTCAGGTTCTTCACCCATGGGGCCCAATGCCACTATCGATCCCAAAACAGGTATTCTCTCCGGCATCGCTCCAACTGTGGAAGGACAATATGTGGTGAAAGCCTGCGTGAGCGAGTACCGCAACAATGTGCTCATCAATGTGCATCATAAAGAAATCCATATCCGCGTATCAGATTGCATTCCCCTGAAAGCAAGGCTGGAACCGGATTATTCCTATTGCGACGATTTCAATGTAACCTTCCGCAATGAACAGGTGAACCCAGCCGGCACCATGTATATCTGGGATTATGGAGATGGCTCCAAACGTGATACCGTGTTCAACGCCGATGGAATGGTCCGCCATCTTTATACCGCTCCCAACGATTATACCATCAAACTCAAAGTGATCCTCGCCGGACAATGTTTCGATTCCACTACCACCATCGCCAAAGTCTGGCCCGGCTTCAGGCCCGCCTTTACCTGGCGCGGCTCATGTGTACTCAACCCGATACAATTTGAAGACAGGACCACCACCGTTTACGGAGCAGTGAGTAAGTGGCGATGGGACTTCGGAGATGAAACAAGCAGCAGCGATGCCAGCACTCAAAAAAATCCATCCTGGCGCTATTCCACCACTGGCTTCAAGTCTGTGCGACTGATAGTGGAAAGCGATAAAGGTTGCATCGATACACTTGTGCAAAGCAATGTGGAAGTCAAAGACAAACCCACCATCACGCTTGCATTCAAAGACACGCTCATCTGCAGCAACAGACCTGTACAGGACACACTGCAACTGCAGGCCAGCGGCTTTGGTGTTTTCAGCTGGACGCCCACCACCGATATGTTGTTTCCCAATACCGGTACACCATTGGTATTCCCCGACAGGACCACTATCTACCGGGTATCATTGAACGAAGATGGCTGCGTCAACACAGACAGCGTGAAAGTGCGAACGGTTAGCTTCGTTACACTCGATGCCGGACCGGATACCACTATCTGCCTTACCGATACCATTCAACTGAGGCCCCGTTCAGACGGCCTCCGGTATACCTGGACTACCACTCCTGCCGGAAGCCCCATCGATGATCCCAATGCCAGGAACCCATTGGTGAGCCCAACAGGGAATACCAGATATGAAGTATTTGCAGAAGTGGGTAAATGCAATACCATGGACAACCTGAGTGTCACCACCGTTCCTTATCCCACTTCCATCGCCGGACCCGATACCACCATCTGCTATGCAGACACCATACGTTTGCATGGTTCTATGATTGGCGCCAGGCTCAGCTGGTCGCCCATGAACACACTAAGCAATCCTCTTATCCTCTCTCCATTTGCCTGGCCATTACGCACTACTACTTATGTGCTGCGCGTAACGGATACTATCGGTTGCCCCAAACCGAAATTCGATTCCGTGACCGTTACAGTAAGATCGCAGATCCATGCCTTTGCAGGCAACGACACAAGTATCGTGATCAATCAACCCCTCCGGCTTTCCGGAAGCGGAGCAGAATTCATAGAATGGTGGCCGTCGAATTTCCTGAGCACCACGCGCGGCTCCAATCCCGTTGCCCTGCTCACTGATCATTTCACCTATTACATGCGAGCCTACACTTCTGAAGGTTGCTACGCTGATGATACGATCAATGTGAGAGTGTTCAAAACCAAACCCGATGTATTTGTGCCCAATGCATTCCGCCCCGGAGGCACGCAGAACAATGTGCTTCGCCCTATTATGGCAGGCATCTCCAAACTGAGCTATTTCCAGGTGTTCAACCGCTGGGGACAACTCGTATTCCAAACCTCGCAACCAGGTTATGGTTGGGATGGCAGGATCGGCGGTAAACTACAGGACCCCGGAACATTTGTTTGGGTAGTGAAAGCAGAAGACTTCCTGGGGCAATCCATCATAAAAAAAGGGACCGCCATTCTTATCCGCTGATGAATTTGCACAACGGGCTGCCAGTCGCTCGCTGATTTTTTCTTTAGATTGCAGCCACAAAAAATTTCCATCATGCCACAAACAGTATTGATCACCGGAGCTACCTCAGGATTCGGAAAAGCATTTGCCTCCAAATTTGCAGCCAACGGATACAGGCTGATCATTACAGGCCGCAGGGAAGACAGACTTGAAGCCATCAAAAAAGAATTGGAATCAACATACGGCACAAACGTGCATACCCTGCATTTCGATGTACAGGACCGTGCTGCCACTTTCAACGCCATTGAATCGCTGCCCGCGGAATGGCAGCAGATCGATGTACTGATCAACAATGCAGGACTGGCGCTGGGCCGCGACTTTTTTGACGAAGCCAGCCTGGACGACTGGGAAACTATGATCGATACCAACCTGAAAGGACTGATATATGTGAGCAAAGCTGTGCTGCCCTTCATGATCAGGAACAAAAAAGGACATATCATCAATATCGGTTCTACTGCAGCAAAAGAAGTATATGAAAAAGGAAATGCTTACTGCGCTACCAAATCCGCAGTGGAAGCTCTTTCCAAAGGAATGCGGATCGACCTGCTGCGTCATGGCATCAAGGTAACCGCCATTCACCCCGGCGCCGCCGAGACGGAATTCTCCGTTGTACGCTTCAAAGGCGATGCCTCCCAGGCTTCCAAAGTGTACGATGGCTTCCAGCCTCTTAGCGCAGAAGATGTGGCAGATGTGGCGTTTTTTACCACCACCCTTCCCCAACATGTTTGCATTAACGACCTGGTTTTAACATGTACCGCTCAGGCCAACTCTTTATATTTCTACAAACAAGGGTAATACATAGAAACATTTATTCCTATATGAAAATTTGCCAGAAGACTTGGCAAAGTATTTGAATTGATTAATTTTGAAGTAGTTCCTTAATCCAAGTTCCGTCCAAAAAACCATACCGTATGCTCAAGACCCTGTTGAAATTCATTTCCGGCGCCATGCTGGCGCTAACAGTTGGCGTCCAGTCCTCACAGGCACAGGATGTGATCAGACAACAAAGCTGTGATATCAGCGGCTATACTACAGCGATAGATTCCATCAAACAATATTATGGTGAACGCGGCTTCAGCCTTCTTCGTGAGGCCAGCATGACCATGGAAAGCGAATATGAGATGCCAATCGTAATGCCAATGACTCAGGGAACCTGGTACCAGTTCGTATTCATCGGTGATCCCAGCTCCAGGCTGTACGAAGTGAGGATGTATGATTACAGTGAAAAAGAAGTGATCTTCAAGCAAAACAGGTGGGGCGATGTGGATGGCAATATCATCAACTTCGATTATGTTCCCAAGTTCTCGGAAATGCATATGATCAAACCAGTACAGGTGAACAAAAAGAAAAAGAAGCTCTGCGGCTATGTGATGTTATTCAAACGTACAGCTCCTCCCGGAACAGAACAGAAATAATTTCTTCCCATAAGATTATAGATAAAAGGAAAGTCCCGGTCTTTTGGACCGGGACTTTCCTTTTATCATTGCGCCAATGAGATCCTTACCTGCACACCTGCCCTCGTATTGGTGATAGGTGGTGAAGAGGATATTTTGGGCGTTACTCTTCTCTGTTCGAAGTACAGTTTTACATTCACGCGGTTGCTGATCACATAATCCACGGAAGGATTGATGAAGATGGTCTTGGCGCCATTCGTTGGCAATGTCTGTTCCTGGTCCAGTCGGCTGTTGGCGGTGATATCGTCACGCAGACTGAGGTCGAGGCGGAAACTTGCATCATTCTCCAGTGGTTTACCTTTCCACTTGATCCAGGAGAAAGCACCACGCTTTCTGAAACCGGCTCCGATAGTGAATTCTGTAGTGCGTGTTTCACTCAGTTGATAATCGATCAGGCTAAGGCTGAGCGTTCTTGATTTCTTATACTCAAACCTTGCCGTGAGCTGGTTGGTGAACTGCATATCCAGGTCGATCAGCGGAGAGAACTCTTCCGAGATCGTGATATTCGGTACCAGGAAATAAGGCACGTAGTTACCGGCAGAATCCAGGAAGCCCGGGAATCCATAACGCAGATCATCACGATACAGCAGAGCAGAGTTGAAACTGTTCATACCGAGTGTACTGTTGTATCCGTGCGAAACGGTAAAGTTCGTGAAGATCTTTTCCAATGCTTTGATACGGGTAAGTCCTGTATAAGTGATCCTCCAGTTCGGTCTCGGAAGGATGCCGGAGAATGGATTGGAACGGATGTTCGGATTGTTCTGTTTCAGCAGTGGCACAGATTTAGGATCCTTGCCGGTGTATGCAGCAATGAAGGCAGGGATCAGCACATCCTGCGCATAGCGGCTATAACCTCTGTAATAACCGTCGGAGAGGAATTTCTCTGTTTCGGGCAATGACTGCCAGTAAGGGTTGGACTCAGCCAATCGTTTGGAAAGAATATAACGGTAGTCCTGGAAACGCTGGAACATTTCGCTCACTGTATTCGCTTCCACTTTCTTGAACAGGGTCTGGAATGAAATATAAGTTACGCGGAAACTACCGGCACTGTACGGGTTGAGCCTTGCAAAGTGGAGGCCGGTACCGGTTGTATCTTTGTATAGTTCT
This portion of the Pseudobacter ginsenosidimutans genome encodes:
- a CDS encoding OmpA family protein, with the translated sequence MGFKQLCTISIAFVFTIQISQAQYDPEKINKKVVALYEQAITTAQDGNFNEALKILQNAIAREPKFLDAWLSIGGLHGEMKQYQQAIDAYEKAKSIDSIYFRDYNLPYSINLAGKGDFEKAVAAINDFLGINNLSDKSRMVGEYRKKSYQFAINYAKQKPLGAYRFEPTNLGDSINSSNSEYYPTITIDGKELIFTRRVNGINEDFYGASRNGSGWHAAQPLSGNINTQSNEGAQNISQDGQWLIFTGCNFPGGAGSCDLYISYLTPNGWSEPQSLGNRINTEAWESAPSLSPDKKELYFASNRPGGFGGSDIWVSRLLPNGRWGEPENLGPVINTAGEESCPFIHADNHTFYFTSNGHLGYGGDDLFISRKQADGQWSKPVNLGYPINTIENEGSLVVSADGKTAWYASDRSDSRGGLDLYTFELRSDIRPARTLWVKGKVFDKKTGKGLPSAVELTDLSTQALLSKVQTDETGHYLVTLPVGKDYAFNVNRKGYLFYSENFSLSQQSDSVFNIDIPLQPIEADATIVLRNVFFDVNKFDLKPESTSELDKLAALLHDNPTVRIQLSGHTDNVGKAEDNLVLSNNRAQAVVKYLVSKGIDQQRLTFKGYGATQPVAGNDTEEGRAKNRRTELKVISQ
- the dprA gene encoding DNA-processing protein DprA, whose translation is MKKDLIYQLALSSVPHIGYVHAKNLIQHFHSAEAIFKAPMRLLEKVEGIGMARARSIAGFRDFAEAEQEIRFLEKYQVTPLFLNDAAYPKRLLQCYDPPTLLFYKGQADLNAQRMVAVVGTRISSGYGKRVTEELIRDLSDSMPGACIVSGLAFGIDAEAHKAAMRYGLPTIGVLAHGMGTIYPKEHAGLAKEMMQQGALLTEFSSRKQPDKHHFPTRNRIVAGCCDAVVVIETGIKGGSMITAELANGYNRDVFAVPGRISDPQSAGCNQLIKENKAALLQSSEDLMQWMGWKAVEKKTVTQPRLFPELNETESVLVELLRTKDSVHMEEICVRSGFTPGTLAGALLNLELQQVIESLPGKMYRLR
- the guaB gene encoding IMP dehydrogenase; translation: MARINNAPGTKSPQSGKFFGDGLTFDDVLLVPAYSQVLPRDVNISTHLTKNIVLNIPMLSAAMDTVTEANLAIALAREGGIGILHKNMSIEKQVEQVRKVKRSESGLIIDPITLHKDATIGDALRLMKDNKIGGIPIVDNANKLVGILTNRDLRFETDSRKKVAEVMTSENLITAPEGTDLKKAEKILKGYKIEKLPVIRKDGTLAGLITYRDILQLSSHPNAVKDSYGRLLAGAALGITGDLLDRASALQQIGVDVVCLDSAHGHSKGVIDALKTLKKNFKKLQVIAGNVGTAAGAAALADAGADAVKVGIGPGSICTTRIVAGAGVPQITAVMEAASVLHKKGIPLIADGGIRYTGDMVKALAAGANLVMMGGVFAGTEESPGETIIYEGRKFKQYRGMGSISAMSKGSGDRYFQDVEDDIKKFVPEGIEGRVAYKGSLSEIVYQYIGGLRAGMGYCGAKDIKALQQAQFIRITNAAMKESHAHDIEITREAPNYSRR
- a CDS encoding Lnb N-terminal periplasmic domain-containing protein, encoding MKKAPVLLLALVLLCSTFAKAQSGTDSSDCRLRVSLLTCSPGDELYSTFGHTAIRVIDSARSMDYVFNYGTFDDRDPQFYTKFTKGIMLYALSAYPFSDFVYEYSSAGRGVIEQELRLTCEHKKALIHALMRNNTEDNRYYNYYFHTDNCTTRARDMITQHAGDSVSLANVLPGKKITYRNLIHQYLDSSGMFWSKFGIDILLGANLDAAVNNKGAMFLPDYLMKGMDKATVDGQPLVSATTTILPAAALSGESKTAVAPVMFFAILLLTITALSVMNKDGLNQMLYIFDVIFFLFLGLLGTLLLTLWLIRVDDVCRNNYNLLWAIPTHLIAALALLFNSRRTWLRKYFRIITMLTGLVLVCWFFLPQQLNPAIAPILGLILVRSFYRSK
- a CDS encoding alpha/beta fold hydrolase, producing the protein MFIEKTIQIADQQWYYRKAGKGTAVVLVHGFAEDSQGWGLQQEFLQQHFTVIVPDLPGSGHSTATSTEWSMEMFADGIHAILEEEQIQTAIIIGHSMGGYISLAFAEKYPQQLLGLGLFHSTAMADSEERKNIRRRGIEFIQEHGAPKFLEQATPNLFAEETRQQNPQLVQQITDRYAGFSAQSLISYYEAMIRRPDRTALLQNISRPVLFVIGQYDATIPPDAVLPQTYLPSFSFVEILNHSGHMGMLEETARANQLLYRYCDACQTVVTDH
- a CDS encoding PKD domain-containing protein, encoding MKRKLLWTVVLLMTCYTSLRAAHIRGGELSYKYISPGTTPNTSIYEITLKLYIDCNQNAPGQLETEVPITIFRSASNTEDQTIIAPMSFENFIRYDPNSNPCISNAPTDVCYRLRYFTKRVTLPNIPGGYTLAWQRCCRINGIQNVSAPSDSYGVTCVANIPGTNVSGVADAYKNSSPQFDPRDAVAICYGSYFTFDFSAIDSDTNSVGKLTDSLVYSLCEAYNGGGQGNSWPNVPNPNPANNPPYYPIDYSGGYSGSSPMGPNATIDPKTGILSGIAPTVEGQYVVKACVSEYRNNVLINVHHKEIHIRVSDCIPLKARLEPDYSYCDDFNVTFRNEQVNPAGTMYIWDYGDGSKRDTVFNADGMVRHLYTAPNDYTIKLKVILAGQCFDSTTTIAKVWPGFRPAFTWRGSCVLNPIQFEDRTTTVYGAVSKWRWDFGDETSSSDASTQKNPSWRYSTTGFKSVRLIVESDKGCIDTLVQSNVEVKDKPTITLAFKDTLICSNRPVQDTLQLQASGFGVFSWTPTTDMLFPNTGTPLVFPDRTTIYRVSLNEDGCVNTDSVKVRTVSFVTLDAGPDTTICLTDTIQLRPRSDGLRYTWTTTPAGSPIDDPNARNPLVSPTGNTRYEVFAEVGKCNTMDNLSVTTVPYPTSIAGPDTTICYADTIRLHGSMIGARLSWSPMNTLSNPLILSPFAWPLRTTTYVLRVTDTIGCPKPKFDSVTVTVRSQIHAFAGNDTSIVINQPLRLSGSGAEFIEWWPSNFLSTTRGSNPVALLTDHFTYYMRAYTSEGCYADDTINVRVFKTKPDVFVPNAFRPGGTQNNVLRPIMAGISKLSYFQVFNRWGQLVFQTSQPGYGWDGRIGGKLQDPGTFVWVVKAEDFLGQSIIKKGTAILIR
- a CDS encoding SDR family NAD(P)-dependent oxidoreductase produces the protein MPQTVLITGATSGFGKAFASKFAANGYRLIITGRREDRLEAIKKELESTYGTNVHTLHFDVQDRAATFNAIESLPAEWQQIDVLINNAGLALGRDFFDEASLDDWETMIDTNLKGLIYVSKAVLPFMIRNKKGHIINIGSTAAKEVYEKGNAYCATKSAVEALSKGMRIDLLRHGIKVTAIHPGAAETEFSVVRFKGDASQASKVYDGFQPLSAEDVADVAFFTTTLPQHVCINDLVLTCTAQANSLYFYKQG